From a region of the Fimbriiglobus ruber genome:
- a CDS encoding YegP family protein produces the protein MFTRRFFAVALIAAVGAGLGTVHARAADKKFQFEIYPDAKDEFRWRLRDGDGGIVATSGDGYKRKADCKKMVENIKADIGKYTFEVYEDAKKEYRFRLKANNGNIIAASSRSQKTKADADKLTETISKEVKNADVKEVEKADK, from the coding sequence ATGTTCACCCGCCGATTTTTCGCCGTGGCTCTGATCGCCGCCGTTGGTGCCGGACTGGGCACGGTTCACGCACGGGCGGCCGATAAGAAGTTCCAGTTCGAAATCTACCCGGACGCCAAGGACGAATTCCGCTGGCGGCTGCGGGACGGCGATGGCGGCATCGTGGCCACGTCCGGCGACGGGTACAAGCGGAAGGCCGATTGCAAGAAGATGGTCGAAAACATCAAAGCCGACATCGGGAAGTACACGTTCGAAGTGTACGAAGACGCGAAAAAAGAATACCGCTTCCGGCTCAAGGCGAACAACGGGAACATCATCGCCGCCTCCAGCCGCAGCCAAAAGACGAAAGCCGACGCGGACAAATTGACCGAAACGATCAGCAAAGAAGTGAAAAACGCCGACGTGAAGGAAGTCGAGAAAGCGGACAAATAG
- a CDS encoding DUF1559 domain-containing protein: MLSRSGRDTRPLRWGFTLIELLVVIAIIAILIGLLLPAVQRVREAAARSQCQNNLKQIGLALHNFAGNYNGQFPAALIHSGRYNNPSDTPYSGPEVSYAGQAYVVYNHTGFVALLPYLEQSALFALYNYQMAASVSSPYGLPVAPNPSNNPNHTVSGTFVKVYVCPSDASPPPIMNENPGLPSDFYEMTNVSRSNYLFSTGAYTDYDADWATTSTAARGAFGNNGAARLTTIQDGTSNTIAVGESLQQWHNSSTIFGPYWGAGTHTAVHGRGYYSTFTPNYPYGSCAPNPNSSRKCTYAWGFSSNHTGTTNFVLCDGSVRGIADGIDPTVWIAICTPNGGEVVGNF, encoded by the coding sequence ATGTTATCTCGTTCCGGTCGGGACACCCGGCCCTTGCGGTGGGGATTCACCCTCATCGAATTATTGGTGGTGATCGCGATCATCGCCATCCTGATCGGCCTGCTCCTCCCGGCCGTCCAACGGGTCCGCGAGGCGGCCGCCCGGTCCCAGTGCCAGAATAATCTGAAGCAAATCGGCCTGGCTCTGCACAACTTCGCGGGCAACTACAACGGCCAGTTCCCGGCCGCCTTGATCCATTCCGGGCGGTACAACAACCCGAGCGACACCCCGTATTCGGGGCCCGAGGTGAGCTACGCCGGACAAGCCTACGTGGTCTACAACCACACCGGCTTCGTCGCGCTGTTGCCATACCTCGAACAGAGCGCGCTGTTCGCACTCTACAACTACCAGATGGCCGCGAGCGTCTCCAGCCCCTACGGGCTCCCGGTCGCCCCGAACCCCTCGAACAACCCGAATCACACCGTTTCGGGCACGTTCGTCAAGGTTTACGTCTGCCCGTCGGACGCGAGTCCGCCGCCGATCATGAACGAGAACCCGGGCCTGCCGAGCGACTTCTACGAGATGACCAACGTCTCCCGTAGCAACTACCTGTTCAGCACCGGCGCTTACACCGACTACGACGCGGACTGGGCCACGACCAGCACGGCCGCCCGCGGGGCGTTCGGGAACAACGGGGCCGCCAGGCTCACCACCATCCAGGACGGAACCAGTAACACGATCGCGGTCGGGGAGTCGCTGCAGCAATGGCACAACAGCTCGACGATCTTCGGCCCGTATTGGGGGGCCGGGACGCACACCGCCGTCCACGGTCGGGGTTACTACAGCACGTTCACGCCGAACTACCCTTACGGGTCTTGCGCGCCGAACCCGAATTCGTCGCGGAAATGCACCTACGCTTGGGGATTCAGCAGCAATCACACCGGGACGACCAACTTCGTTCTCTGCGACGGTTCCGTCAGGGGGATCGCGGACGGCATCGACCCGACCGTCTGGATCGCGATCTGCACGCCGAACGGTGGTGAGGTCGTCGGGAACTTCTAA
- the ilvN gene encoding acetolactate synthase small subunit has product MRHVLSALVQNEPGVLARVSGMLATRGFNIDSLAVGETENHELSRMTFVVRGDDAALDQIRKQLDKIIPVVRVDDISAENFVERDLMLIKVKCPAEKRAEVALLVETFRGRTVDIQHDNIMIEISGTEGKIESFIELMRGYGIVELARTGRIALVRGMPERRDEE; this is encoded by the coding sequence ATGCGCCACGTTTTGTCCGCCCTCGTCCAGAATGAACCCGGCGTTTTAGCCCGCGTCTCCGGGATGTTGGCGACGCGGGGCTTCAACATCGACAGCCTCGCGGTCGGCGAGACCGAGAACCACGAACTTTCCCGGATGACCTTCGTCGTCCGCGGCGACGACGCGGCCCTCGATCAGATCCGGAAGCAGCTCGATAAAATCATACCCGTGGTGCGGGTGGACGACATCTCGGCCGAGAACTTCGTCGAACGCGACCTGATGCTCATCAAGGTCAAGTGCCCGGCCGAGAAGCGGGCCGAGGTCGCCCTGCTGGTCGAGACGTTTCGCGGGCGGACGGTCGACATCCAGCACGACAACATCATGATCGAGATCAGCGGCACCGAAGGCAAAATCGAGTCGTTCATCGAACTGATGCGCGGCTACGGGATCGTCGAGTTGGCCCGGACCGGCCGCATCGCGTTGGTCCGCGGGATGCCCGAACGGAGGGACGAAGAGTGA
- a CDS encoding class I SAM-dependent methyltransferase, translated as MNVTPADVMSIFQMKYGAPDSLGPNPRRRFRYGYFSPDDYYEALVDKLVTPGCRWLDVGGGRDVFPNNLELSRRLAERCGWLTGVDPSPNIHENPYAREKVQAFIEEYRSPEPFDLLTMRMVAEHVTEPDAAVAAMARLLKPGGRLVIYTINKFSPVSAIAWVTPFWLHHPIKKFVWRTEAKDTFPVAYRMNTQWQLQRLARKHGLTEESFAHLDDCRTFFRFKWLNYVELTIWKVLRAVRLQYPENCLLGLYRKSEKPSG; from the coding sequence ATGAATGTGACGCCCGCGGACGTGATGTCGATTTTTCAGATGAAATACGGGGCGCCCGATTCCCTGGGCCCGAATCCGCGGCGGCGGTTCCGCTACGGGTACTTTTCCCCGGACGATTACTACGAAGCCCTCGTCGATAAACTCGTAACGCCGGGCTGCCGCTGGCTGGACGTGGGCGGCGGCCGGGACGTGTTCCCGAACAACCTCGAACTCTCCCGGCGACTCGCGGAGCGGTGCGGCTGGCTCACGGGCGTGGACCCGAGCCCGAACATTCACGAAAACCCCTACGCCCGGGAAAAAGTTCAGGCGTTCATTGAGGAATATCGGAGCCCGGAACCGTTCGACCTTCTCACCATGCGGATGGTCGCGGAACACGTCACGGAACCGGACGCGGCCGTGGCCGCGATGGCCCGCTTGCTCAAGCCGGGCGGCCGGCTCGTGATTTATACCATCAACAAGTTCTCCCCGGTCTCCGCCATTGCCTGGGTCACGCCGTTCTGGCTACACCACCCGATCAAGAAGTTCGTCTGGCGCACGGAAGCGAAGGACACGTTCCCGGTGGCGTACCGGATGAACACCCAATGGCAGCTCCAGAGGCTCGCGCGAAAGCACGGGCTGACCGAGGAGTCGTTCGCGCACCTCGACGACTGCCGCACGTTTTTCCGGTTTAAGTGGCTTAACTACGTAGAACTCACCATTTGGAAGGTGCTGCGCGCGGTCCGCTTGCAGTATCCGGAGAATTGTTTGCTGGGACTCTACCGAAAGAGTGAAAAACCGTCCGGCTGA
- a CDS encoding PQQ-binding-like beta-propeller repeat protein: MRACKCFALTCAVLALPLAALVPAADWPVSRGDALMTGTSQVKLPDQLAERWVFKCKDSVEAAPAIDNGVAYVASMDKHLYAIDLTSGKEKWRASLGHMKAPPAVRGGRVYVGTIENQFYAVDAATGKVVWTFETGGEIDAGANFYKDTIIFGCHDSSLYCLTADGKKAWDLKIDGPINAASAVVGDRTFATGCSDGALHVVDATNGKDLGTIDLGGQTVGTAAVSGDLVVLGMMTNQVVAADWKTLKKAWEFEPKRRQQPFYASAAVTEKLVVAGSRDKKVYALDRATGKEVWNFVTEGSVDAAPVVVGNRVYVGCLSDMGEFYVLDLNTGKRVQEISLEGAVTGSVGVGPDCIVVGTEKGAVHCLGTKAK; encoded by the coding sequence ATGCGCGCCTGCAAGTGCTTCGCGTTAACGTGTGCTGTTCTGGCCTTACCGCTCGCCGCCCTGGTCCCCGCTGCCGACTGGCCGGTCTCCCGCGGCGACGCCCTCATGACCGGGACGAGCCAGGTGAAACTCCCGGACCAGCTCGCCGAGCGGTGGGTCTTCAAATGCAAAGACTCCGTCGAGGCCGCCCCGGCGATCGATAACGGCGTCGCCTACGTCGCCTCAATGGACAAGCACCTTTACGCGATCGACCTGACCAGCGGCAAAGAGAAGTGGCGGGCCAGCCTCGGGCACATGAAAGCCCCGCCCGCGGTCCGCGGCGGGCGCGTGTACGTCGGCACGATCGAAAACCAGTTTTACGCGGTCGACGCCGCGACCGGCAAAGTGGTCTGGACGTTCGAGACCGGCGGGGAGATCGACGCCGGGGCCAACTTCTACAAGGACACCATCATCTTCGGCTGCCACGATTCGAGCCTCTACTGCCTGACGGCCGACGGCAAGAAAGCCTGGGACCTCAAGATCGACGGGCCGATCAACGCCGCGTCCGCGGTCGTCGGCGACCGGACGTTCGCGACCGGGTGCAGCGACGGCGCCTTACACGTGGTCGACGCGACGAACGGGAAAGACCTCGGGACGATCGACCTGGGCGGCCAGACGGTCGGAACGGCCGCCGTTTCAGGCGACCTCGTGGTCCTCGGGATGATGACGAATCAGGTCGTGGCCGCGGACTGGAAGACGCTCAAGAAAGCGTGGGAGTTCGAGCCCAAGCGGCGGCAGCAGCCGTTTTACGCGTCCGCCGCGGTAACGGAAAAATTGGTGGTCGCCGGGAGCCGGGACAAGAAGGTTTACGCACTCGACCGGGCGACGGGGAAAGAAGTTTGGAACTTTGTGACCGAGGGCTCGGTCGACGCGGCCCCGGTGGTGGTGGGCAATCGCGTTTACGTCGGGTGCCTGTCGGACATGGGAGAGTTTTACGTCCTCGATCTGAACACCGGCAAACGGGTGCAGGAAATCTCCCTCGAAGGTGCCGTGACTGGTTCGGTCGGCGTCGGCCCAGATTGCATCGTGGTCGGTACGGAGAAGGGGGCCGTGCATTGCCTCGGCACGAAGGCGAAGTAG
- a CDS encoding dienelactone hydrolase family protein, giving the protein MRDVLKWIVCLLVFSVISVTSVASFGAEPLPGTKPLTETGDLARKMVDGIHAYLDRELAASPTNRKQHWKIDLSSPEAFQKSVSPNRARLQKILGVVDARVAPNLEYIAGPDHPALVAEVAGCKVYAVRWAVLPGVDGEGLLIEPAGKPVANVIAVPHADQTPEAIVFGSDPFALDLAREGCRVIVPTLISRDDTLSGSARLNRYTNLPQREYVHRMAYEMGRTLAGYEVQKILAAVDWFSAQSAKLPVGVIGYGDGGMLALYSAALDERIHVAQVSAYFGRREKLAEEPIDRNVWGLLHEFGVAELGLLVHPRELILDPAPFEKCDPKFWPTWAGPVTGKPGRGGAAPGSLTAQPYEAVNHEAERMYALRGIKHQWSERVKGGIEVDRNHFLAAITGQKHDEKKSDTPAAPHKVHDPAARQKRQFDQLVAFTQKLWRDSEFVRKAYWKSANTAPPDAWEKSCEPYRQYFHEDVIGKLPEPTGALNPHTRQIYDEPKWTGYEVTLDVYPDVFAYGVLLLPKDLKPGEKRPVVVCQHGLEGRPTDVTNPKEKTKFYNSFGAALADRGYIVYAPQNPYIFETHFRQLLRKGNPLKLSLFSFIVRQHQRTIDWLETLPGVDPKKIAFYGLSYGGKTAMRVPAIEKRYCLSICSGDFNEWVGKVVAADLPMGYMFTREYDMYEFDLGSTFNYAEMANLIAPRPFMVERGHDDGVGIDEMIAYEYAKIRYLYANRLKIPDRTTIEFRPGGHEIFAKGTFDFLDKHLGKPGQ; this is encoded by the coding sequence ATGCGCGATGTGTTGAAGTGGATTGTTTGTCTCCTTGTATTCTCCGTGATCTCTGTGACCTCTGTGGCAAGTTTCGGCGCGGAGCCATTGCCCGGTACGAAGCCGTTAACCGAGACTGGCGATCTCGCGCGGAAGATGGTCGACGGCATTCACGCCTACCTGGACCGCGAACTCGCCGCGTCGCCTACCAACCGCAAGCAGCACTGGAAAATCGATCTCTCGTCGCCCGAGGCGTTTCAGAAGTCCGTGTCGCCGAACCGCGCGCGGCTCCAGAAGATCCTCGGCGTCGTCGACGCCCGAGTCGCCCCGAACCTGGAGTACATCGCCGGCCCCGATCACCCGGCGTTGGTCGCCGAAGTGGCCGGATGCAAAGTGTACGCCGTCCGGTGGGCCGTCCTGCCGGGCGTCGACGGTGAGGGGCTATTGATCGAGCCCGCAGGTAAGCCGGTCGCGAACGTGATTGCCGTCCCGCACGCGGACCAGACGCCCGAAGCGATCGTTTTCGGCAGTGACCCGTTTGCGCTCGACCTCGCCCGCGAAGGGTGTCGGGTCATCGTCCCGACACTCATTAGCCGGGACGACACGCTTTCCGGCAGCGCGCGACTGAACCGGTACACGAACCTGCCGCAACGTGAGTACGTCCACCGCATGGCCTACGAGATGGGCCGGACGCTCGCCGGCTATGAAGTGCAAAAGATCCTTGCCGCCGTCGACTGGTTCTCGGCCCAGAGCGCGAAACTGCCCGTCGGCGTGATCGGGTACGGCGACGGCGGCATGCTCGCCCTCTATTCGGCGGCCCTGGACGAGCGGATTCACGTGGCACAGGTATCCGCATACTTTGGCCGGCGGGAAAAGCTCGCCGAGGAGCCGATCGACCGGAACGTGTGGGGCCTTTTGCACGAGTTCGGCGTCGCGGAACTGGGCCTTCTGGTACACCCACGCGAACTGATCCTCGATCCCGCGCCGTTCGAGAAGTGCGACCCGAAATTCTGGCCGACCTGGGCCGGGCCGGTCACCGGAAAGCCGGGGCGCGGCGGCGCGGCCCCTGGTTCGCTGACCGCCCAGCCTTACGAAGCGGTCAACCACGAAGCCGAACGAATGTATGCGCTCCGAGGAATCAAGCATCAATGGTCCGAGCGAGTCAAAGGCGGGATCGAAGTCGATCGGAATCATTTCTTGGCCGCCATAACCGGCCAAAAGCACGATGAGAAGAAAAGCGACACTCCCGCGGCGCCCCACAAAGTCCACGACCCGGCAGCCCGGCAGAAACGCCAGTTCGATCAACTCGTCGCGTTTACTCAGAAACTTTGGCGAGATAGCGAATTCGTTCGCAAAGCGTACTGGAAGAGCGCGAACACGGCGCCACCCGATGCGTGGGAGAAGTCGTGCGAGCCTTACCGCCAGTATTTCCACGAAGACGTGATCGGCAAACTGCCCGAACCGACCGGCGCATTGAACCCACACACGCGGCAAATATACGACGAGCCGAAGTGGACCGGGTACGAAGTCACACTCGATGTCTATCCCGATGTCTTTGCCTACGGCGTCCTGCTTTTGCCGAAAGACTTGAAGCCCGGTGAGAAGCGGCCGGTCGTCGTCTGCCAGCACGGGTTGGAGGGGCGACCCACGGACGTGACCAACCCGAAGGAGAAGACGAAGTTCTACAACTCGTTCGGGGCCGCGCTCGCCGACCGCGGGTACATCGTTTACGCCCCCCAGAACCCATACATCTTCGAGACGCATTTCCGTCAGCTTTTGCGAAAGGGCAATCCGCTCAAGCTCTCGCTGTTCAGCTTCATCGTCCGCCAGCACCAGCGCACGATCGACTGGCTCGAAACGCTCCCCGGCGTCGACCCGAAGAAGATCGCGTTCTACGGCCTGAGCTACGGCGGCAAGACGGCGATGCGGGTGCCGGCCATCGAGAAGCGGTACTGCCTGTCGATCTGCTCGGGCGACTTCAACGAGTGGGTCGGCAAGGTCGTCGCCGCCGACTTGCCGATGGGCTACATGTTCACCCGGGAATACGACATGTACGAGTTCGACCTGGGCAGCACGTTCAATTACGCCGAGATGGCGAACCTGATCGCCCCGCGGCCGTTCATGGTCGAGCGCGGGCACGACGACGGCGTCGGGATCGACGAGATGATCGCATACGAGTACGCCAAGATCCGCTATCTGTACGCGAACCGGCTCAAAATCCCGGACCGCACGACGATCGAGTTCCGGCCCGGCGGCCACGAGATTTTCGCGAAAGGGACGTTCGACTTCCTGGACAAGCACCTGGGGAAGCCGGGCCAATGA
- a CDS encoding pre-peptidase C-terminal domain-containing protein translates to MAGNDLEEPTALIFDHPGLKAERLKDRKFKVSIAANVPAGTYDLRVVGKYGVSNPRLFAVSSGLVEVEKERKKANDTPETAQVVAVNTAVNGVADGNREDFYRFAAKKGQRVTAECRAQQLDSFLDATMSLTDADGKLIASNGDYFGRDPFVDFIAPRDGDYCIGLHDLSYRGGQPYRLIVTDHPQVENVFPRVIQAGKPTTLTVYGRNLGTRAKPSEWKVNDLPLDALSEEVTAPADLLSTGAYHFFDHPAAHSVLPTAATCTLTGFQTRHTIDGRTVNGVPVLVTDTPVTLEHEPNDDPTAPQKIGLPAVVAGRFDRERDADWYEFETTADGAYSFDVYCERIGGRADPYLVVLDDKDQRVGELDDYGHRMNAFDGHLRDPSGSINLAAKRKYRVLVQDRYRRGGARYQYVLTIHRPTPDFYPAVIHGQNPGPAATVLRRGDAQALDVVIHAQGGYTGPVTFTAEGLPKGLHVAPTTITNDTRGSLVLWADADAPDYVGPIKLIASGKRGDEVIRREVRGYTRVTSDQQYSASRPVREWVVAVLPEPAPFALRFEKDRVEVEAGKKVELKLRVDRPRPEFQGPITVTQPALPSGIKGMQVTVGGDKSETTITFEVQAGTRPGDHTVTVVGQAQVPFVKEAKPGTKPTTLAFRPAQPVTLVVTQPVTAAKK, encoded by the coding sequence GTGGCCGGAAACGATTTGGAAGAGCCGACCGCGTTGATCTTTGATCACCCCGGGCTCAAAGCGGAGCGGTTGAAAGATCGGAAGTTCAAGGTGAGCATCGCGGCGAACGTCCCGGCCGGCACGTATGACCTGCGAGTGGTCGGAAAATACGGGGTCAGCAATCCACGCTTGTTCGCCGTGTCGAGCGGCCTGGTGGAAGTCGAGAAGGAACGAAAGAAGGCGAACGACACCCCGGAAACGGCCCAGGTCGTCGCCGTCAATACCGCCGTCAACGGGGTCGCGGACGGCAACCGCGAGGATTTCTACAGATTCGCGGCGAAAAAGGGCCAGCGGGTGACCGCCGAGTGCCGGGCGCAGCAGCTCGACTCGTTCCTCGACGCGACCATGTCGCTTACCGACGCGGACGGAAAACTCATTGCCTCGAACGGCGACTACTTCGGCCGCGACCCGTTCGTCGATTTCATCGCCCCGCGCGACGGGGACTACTGCATCGGCTTGCACGATCTTTCTTACCGCGGCGGCCAGCCGTACCGGCTCATCGTCACCGATCACCCGCAGGTCGAAAACGTCTTCCCCCGCGTCATCCAGGCGGGCAAGCCGACAACGCTCACGGTGTACGGTCGCAATCTGGGCACGCGGGCCAAGCCCTCCGAATGGAAGGTCAACGACCTGCCGCTCGACGCGCTCAGTGAGGAAGTCACCGCCCCGGCCGATTTACTCAGCACGGGGGCTTACCACTTCTTCGATCACCCGGCGGCTCACAGCGTCCTGCCCACCGCGGCGACCTGCACGCTGACGGGATTCCAAACCCGGCACACGATCGACGGCCGGACGGTGAACGGCGTGCCGGTTCTCGTGACCGATACTCCGGTGACGCTGGAACACGAACCCAACGACGATCCGACCGCCCCTCAGAAGATCGGCCTACCCGCGGTCGTCGCTGGCCGGTTCGACCGCGAGCGCGATGCCGACTGGTATGAGTTTGAAACGACCGCCGACGGCGCGTATTCCTTCGACGTCTACTGTGAGCGGATCGGCGGCCGCGCGGACCCTTACCTGGTCGTTCTCGACGATAAGGACCAGCGGGTCGGCGAGCTGGACGATTACGGGCACCGGATGAATGCGTTCGACGGCCACCTCCGCGACCCGTCCGGCTCGATCAACCTGGCCGCGAAACGGAAGTACCGCGTTCTCGTCCAGGATCGATACCGGCGCGGCGGGGCACGGTATCAGTACGTCCTCACGATCCACCGGCCGACACCCGATTTCTACCCCGCCGTCATTCACGGCCAGAACCCCGGCCCGGCGGCGACGGTCTTGCGGCGCGGCGACGCCCAGGCGCTGGACGTCGTGATCCACGCCCAGGGCGGGTACACCGGCCCGGTCACGTTCACGGCCGAAGGGCTGCCCAAGGGGCTCCACGTCGCACCGACGACGATCACGAACGACACACGGGGCAGCCTCGTCCTCTGGGCCGACGCCGACGCCCCGGATTACGTCGGGCCGATCAAGTTGATCGCCTCGGGCAAGCGCGGGGACGAAGTCATCCGGCGGGAGGTGCGGGGTTACACGCGGGTCACCAGTGATCAGCAGTACTCCGCGAGCCGCCCGGTCCGCGAATGGGTCGTCGCCGTGCTACCCGAGCCGGCGCCGTTCGCGCTCCGATTCGAGAAAGACAGGGTCGAGGTCGAAGCCGGCAAAAAAGTCGAACTCAAGCTTCGCGTCGACCGCCCCCGCCCCGAATTCCAGGGGCCGATCACCGTCACACAGCCGGCGCTGCCGTCGGGCATCAAGGGCATGCAGGTCACCGTCGGCGGGGATAAATCGGAGACGACGATCACCTTCGAGGTGCAAGCCGGCACGCGCCCCGGCGACCATACCGTGACCGTCGTCGGACAGGCCCAGGTGCCGTTCGTAAAGGAAGCCAAACCCGGGACGAAGCCGACCACCCTCGCTTTCCGGCCGGCTCAACCGGTCACGCTGGTCGTGACGCAGCCGGTTACAGCGGCCAAGAAATAG